A region of Thermobifida halotolerans DNA encodes the following proteins:
- the nrdR gene encoding transcriptional regulator NrdR, with amino-acid sequence MRCPFCQNQDTRVIDSRAAEEGAAIRRRRSCPACEKRFTTQETVLLMVAKRSGVTEPFSRGKIIAGVRRACQGRPVSEDALAVLGQRVEEAIRGRGAAEVPSHEIGLAILGPLRELDEVAYLRFASVYRSFESLEDFEHEIAELRAERTTSQG; translated from the coding sequence GTGCGCTGCCCCTTCTGCCAGAACCAGGACACCCGGGTGATCGACAGCCGCGCCGCCGAGGAAGGCGCGGCGATCCGGCGCCGTCGCTCCTGCCCGGCCTGCGAGAAGCGGTTCACCACCCAGGAGACCGTGCTGCTCATGGTCGCCAAGCGGTCGGGAGTCACCGAACCGTTCTCCCGCGGCAAGATCATCGCCGGAGTCCGACGCGCCTGCCAGGGGCGCCCCGTCAGCGAGGACGCCCTCGCGGTTCTCGGGCAGCGCGTCGAGGAGGCCATCCGCGGCCGCGGAGCCGCCGAAGTCCCCTCCCACGAGATCGGACTGGCCATCCTGGGGCCGCTGCGTGAACTCGACGAGGTCGCCTACCTGCGCTTCGCGAGCGTCTACCGCAGCTTCGAGTCCCTGGAGGACTTCGAACACGAGATCGCGGAGTTGCGCGCCGAGCGCACCACCTCGCAGGGATGA
- a CDS encoding LysM peptidoglycan-binding domain-containing protein, whose protein sequence is MSESALPPTSTPPAVGRSSRRSTGGAARTRAGSGANLYDWSREIPEWDAPASAPRALDDLPELGSPGRDRAARPAPGGPPRLTRRGRVVLFSLLGAAAVAGVGLLSLIAVTLGASSADASTENFFHLPEQPPTVVVDEGDTLWEIAERARPSEDPRKTVDEIVEINGLSGPVLEPGQELVLPSP, encoded by the coding sequence ATGTCCGAATCCGCTCTGCCGCCCACCTCCACGCCACCCGCAGTCGGCCGTTCCTCCCGCCGCTCCACGGGAGGCGCTGCGCGCACCCGTGCCGGTTCCGGGGCGAACCTCTACGACTGGTCCCGCGAGATCCCCGAATGGGACGCCCCCGCGTCGGCGCCCCGGGCGCTGGACGACCTTCCCGAACTGGGCTCCCCCGGCCGCGACAGGGCCGCCCGTCCCGCCCCCGGCGGCCCGCCCCGGCTGACCAGACGCGGCAGGGTGGTCCTGTTCTCCCTCCTCGGAGCGGCCGCCGTGGCGGGGGTCGGCCTCCTCTCCCTGATCGCCGTGACCCTGGGCGCCTCCAGCGCCGACGCCTCCACCGAGAACTTCTTCCACCTGCCCGAGCAGCCCCCCACCGTCGTCGTCGACGAGGGGGACACGCTCTGGGAGATCGCCGAGCGGGCGCGGCCCTCGGAGGACCCGCGCAAGACCGTGGACGAGATCGTCGAGATCAACGGACTCTCCGGACCGGTGCTCGAACCCGGCCAGGAACTCGTACTTCCCTCCCCCTGA
- the lexA gene encoding transcriptional repressor LexA, whose translation MPEENHGAQKPRAEEKSSVSALRPVRTEPDSAQTSAKEADAAPTLTDRQRSVLNVIHRYVRERGYPPSIREIGDAVGLSSPSSVAHQLKVLQRKGYLHRDQNRPRAVEIRIPGQSPVRSQNELGDVPGADSPGTVDIPLLGRIAAGGPILAEEYVEDVLNLPRQLVGEGALFMLTVVGDSMVDAAITDGDLVVVRQQPDANNGDIVAALLGDEATVKVFKRDGEHVWLLPRNSAYEPINGDSATILGKVVTVLRKV comes from the coding sequence GTGCCGGAGGAGAACCACGGAGCGCAGAAACCTCGCGCGGAGGAGAAGTCTTCCGTCTCCGCACTCCGCCCAGTCCGCACGGAGCCCGATTCCGCTCAGACCTCCGCAAAGGAGGCGGACGCCGCTCCGACACTCACCGACCGCCAGCGAAGTGTCCTGAACGTCATCCACCGCTACGTGCGTGAGCGCGGATACCCGCCGTCCATCCGGGAGATCGGTGACGCGGTGGGACTGTCCAGCCCCTCAAGTGTCGCGCACCAGTTGAAGGTGTTGCAACGCAAGGGCTACCTCCACCGCGACCAGAATCGCCCAAGGGCCGTGGAAATTCGCATTCCGGGCCAATCCCCCGTGCGTTCCCAGAACGAACTCGGCGACGTGCCGGGCGCGGACTCCCCCGGCACGGTCGACATCCCGCTTCTGGGGCGCATCGCAGCAGGTGGTCCGATCCTGGCCGAGGAGTACGTCGAGGACGTCCTCAACCTGCCCCGCCAGCTTGTCGGCGAGGGAGCGCTGTTCATGCTCACCGTCGTGGGCGACTCGATGGTCGACGCCGCCATCACCGATGGTGACCTGGTGGTTGTCCGGCAGCAGCCCGACGCCAACAACGGTGACATCGTGGCCGCGCTGCTGGGCGACGAGGCCACGGTCAAGGTCTTCAAGCGTGACGGAGAACACGTCTGGCTGCTGCCCCGTAACAGCGCCTACGAGCCGATCAACGGCGATTCCGCGACCATCCTGGGCAAGGTCGTCACCGTGCTCCGCAAGGTATAA